The Henckelia pumila isolate YLH828 chromosome 2, ASM3356847v2, whole genome shotgun sequence genome includes a window with the following:
- the LOC140883139 gene encoding uncharacterized protein, translating to MVVKPETTTAVSSAAAACGNCGLEERLLLHHVRHRGIFRRLCTTCVLRLHAQSFCPTCFQVYPPIPSNDAVISCCKCYSSSHSHCVSAGSTSPPTPYVCPLCTNLNTPIFKLKTAKEANVAFEEGNGDFQLIDRDAAKKLLAAAKIASASMNKAVVAAKSEAERRAKEAAFARKRAREALEHVAYLVVKEKLSKKEVALSVSGGLCGSGAGGVGVSSLGIGGAKVNRENNTNVILSTRNGNVGGAVDSLVVTEERIVDTRRNVDEVDNSTRVLAALNAVEQKENEKMSGISAQVEMGASVTDNHVVIDMDEKARTRGVAGENVAELMLEEDDCDIETEIFAHLGGDEEDHSWGLEQEEVKDGDVLVQPIADQMESMENGNGQQHDNGTPL from the coding sequence ATGGTCGTAAAACCGGAAACCACCACCGCTGTCTCTTCCGCCGCCGCAGCATGTGGCAACTGTGGCCTGGAGGAGCGGCTTCTTCTCCATCATGTCCGCCACCGCGGAATCTTCCGCCGTCTCTGCACCACCTGCGTCCTCCGCCTCCATGCACAGTCCTTCTGCCCAACCTGTTTTCAAGTCTACCCGCCAATACCTTCGAACGACGCCGTCATCAGCTGCTGCAAATGCTACTCCTCCTCTCACTCCCACTGTGTCTCCGCGGGATCCACGTCCCCTCCCACCCCGTACGTTTGCCCCCTTTGCACCAACCTCAACACCCccatttttaaattgaaaacgGCCAAGGAGGCGAATGTTGCATTTGAAGAAGGGAATGGGGATTTTCAGTTGATTGATAGAGACGCGGCGAAGAAATTGTTGGCTGCTGCTAAGATTGCATCCGCATCGATGAACAAGGCAGTGGTGGCCGCAAAGTCAGAGGCGGAGAGAAGGGCCAAGGAGGCAGCTTTTGCCAGAAAGAGGGCCAGGGAGGCATTGGAACATGTGGCGTATTTGGTCGTCAAGGAGAAGTTGAGCAAGAAAGAAGTGGCACTGTCTGTATCTGGCGGTCTATGTGGGTCGGGAGCTGGTGGAGTTGGCGTATCTTCTTTGGGTATTGGTGGTGCTAAAGTGAACAGAGAAAATAATACGAATGTTATTCTTAGTACTAGAAATGGGAATGTGGGTGGTGCTGTGGATTCTTTGGTGGTTACGGAGGAGAGAATTGTTGATACTAGAAGGAATGTAGATGAAGTAGATAATTCAACTCGGGTTTTGGCTGCATTGAATGCCGTTGAACAGAAGGAAAACGAGAAGATGAGTGGAATATCAGCACAAGTTGAAATGGGTGCATCTGTAACAGACAATCATGTGGTGATAGATATGGATGAAAAGGCTAGAACAAGAGGGGTTGCAGGAGAAAACGTTGCAGAATTGATGTTGGAAGAGGATGACTGTGACATTGAGACAGAGATATTTGCGCATTTGGGGGGTGATGAAGAGGATCACAGTTGGGGGCTAGAACAAGAGGAAGTGAAAGATGGGGATGTTTTGGTTCAACCTATTGCAGATCAAATGGAGTCTATGGAGAATGGTAATGGACAGCAACATGACAATGGGACTCCGCTATAG